ACTGTGGTTGGAAACTTCACTtttctgctgattttttttttgcagctttaataAAGACCATTTTCACAGCATTGacatgtcaaagcaggaaaagcacaggtggaatcATGAGCATTAATAATGGCTTAATATAATGTTATAGTGTTATACTACTTGGTCATGATTATTGTGGTGATGTTTCACCAGTATGACCACCTTGGACTCTTTAATGGAACTGAGCTATTGTTTTATACCTGTGTTTTTTCCTGCTACACCTGTGAAATAGATCTACAGTAAACAGTATTAAACAGTGCTGATGACATCTGACAGGACGGAGAGCCACGGAGTCCAAAATAGAGGAAGTGATCAATGATTTGCTTTTTAAGCTGTGTTGCATCAAACCTAAAGAGCAGTGGTTTGCAGACAGTTATGAGACTGCATTACCACACTTGTGGCTAAAAATGCCAAGGGGAAGTAAACAGAGCAGTAGAGAGAAAAGAACCAGAGAATCTATGGTGAACAGCTACAACAACGCACCATCTACACCTGCAAATAGTCACTAAGGCCTTATTTACATCTGGTCTTAACATGTGTCTGGATTAAGATATTCATCTTCTATGGGCGTTTTTgtatttacacctggtattaaaatACGTTCTTGTTTTGTAAGTTGTGTCCGCACTATGATTGGATGCAGATATGCAAATTAGATAGGTTGGAGCTGTCGGTTGACAAGCATGGTGTGCTCGAGGTCATGTGACGGTGCCATGAATGGATATCTTTTATTGTTGTGGGGTTTGCTTTAGCTGGCAGGAAGAGGTTGCTGaatgtatattattttaatagagttgcccctgtgtatgaaatgcattatataaataaagctgcccaATCCAGGGAGGgtccagccaatcagatcacagtgtcataaaaaaaactttcaggGTGCATTTACATCTGTATTTACATGCAGTATCCAGATATAGATCACAtgttaatacaaataatatGCTTCAGGCTTCACCTCATCATGTGGACAAGATAATGTGACTTAATGGTGCGATTGCCGCTTTAAAGCATTAACCATTATTAAAGTGCAAAGATTTGGTCCTAAAATACTCATAATgtcgtgatattttatagatttaagAGTGAGCTCATGATGCAAAACTTAAAAAGGTATACTCCACTGGAAATAAATACTCGCTTAATCGCTTTAACAGGTGGCTGCTGTGGTTGGCGCCGATTCCCCAAAAAGCTGCACGGCACCCAGAGTCACAGAACAACAAAACCATCCATAGAAGCTTCTCCAACACTGCTGCATACACTGTTTGTATTGAGTTGCATATCAGTGAAGGGTATAGGATTGTTGGGTTCGCACGATGATGCAGCAGGAACGCTTGGAGAACGTTCTACGgatgttttaaatgcattttgactttttgctGTAATTTCAGGAATATTTTGATGGAGaatgatttttgtgttttaattataacattaaaattaaatgtaggTTTCTTGGTATTTACTGCAGAGCTGCTGGTGTGTGTTCTGTCATTAAAGCATTAACTCTTTCATATCTGCAGTACTGTAGCAACACTGACCTCATGCTATTAACATGTAGTATTTCATACAGTTACTTAGCATGTACAGCTGATATAATAAAGAGGAGTCACCTGGTTCTTGATGCCGTCGTCTCCTGACAGATCTGTGGTGTTGAGCTGGAAAACCAGAAAGTGGAAGACTCTGCCATTGGACCCCACTGCCTGCACTGTTATAGGATGTTCTAATAGACGCTGGGGCTGgggctaacacacacacacacacggacacacacacacaaacacggacACATTATaggaggcagaaagagagaaggatgatTATGATTGATATAAAATAAAGCCTAGCAGTATGTTCTCAGACAATTCCACTctcataaatgtgtgtgtgtgtgtgtgtccttaccCCATACAGTGTCTTTGCGCGGGCCAGAGCGTTCCCAAAGGCGAACATGACCATCTTGGCTCTGAACTGATCCGGGCGGAGCTTACAGCGAGTGTCCACTCCGTCCAGGAAGTAAAGCGTGTGGGCATGAGGGTAAGGGTAGCCATCCCTGAAACCTGATTGGACGAGAGAAATGTCACACCGCAGACTACTATCACACCATTATCTCTATATAGCATCGGGACAGGAGCGGGCGTCTCCTCACCTGACGAGTTCACCTCTTTGTAAAGGTTAATTTTCTGAAGGTCGATGGTGGGGGAGACTGGGTAGAAGCTTTTCAGGGCGTGATCCTCCGTGTCCGCCACTTCCTGTTTACCGGAAACCTCCGGGAGAGGATCCATGCAGGTGTGCAGTAAACCGTTCTGACCCTTGATCTGTAACAGGTCCTCACCTAGAACACAAAGATTGGAAGTCTATTAGAACTATTCATTCAGTAGAatcagatttattattattccaggCAGCATTCATCGATTTAATCCTCCACTGCCTTTCTTGGCACGCTACTACTTCCTTTGCTCGTTATCGCTGCCAAGAATCAGTCAGTTAATAGTGAGAAACCATCAGCAGCACCGTTCCCTTCTAGCAAGGGTACCTCTAATCCAATAATACCTCTTTGCCATGAAGCTGCCAGTGAGTATTTGTCAGCGAAGAGCCTCCTCCCCATCGCTGGGTGACTGCTTTGTAGAGTAGCACACACATGGAGCAGGTTGGAGAGAAGTGTGTTGCTGcgggaagggaaaaaaaaaacaagcaagaaGGGTAAATGTGCGTTTGTTACCATTAACTACCAAGATTAAACCACATATTTACAGAGTCAACACTTTTGTTACTTTTGAATTACACAGCCGCCACTAGGTGGAGATGTCAGAATATAACAGCAAGCTCCTTTACATGGTATAATACACACTGTAGTGACTAGACTGAACAATAATAAGCCACTCAGCTGGGTGTAGGTGAAGATCTGTTTCTATCATGATTCAATGAGTGATGACCAGGCTGTATTCACTGTTTGGCGAGGTTCCCATTTAATAAACTGGCTGGTAAATAGTTTTCTGATGTCACTGCTGCCTGTATTAACTGTGAGCTGCTCCATCTTTGTATGGAGAGAGGAAATTTTAtgccttgtttttttatttataggaGGCATTATATCCCGTTGTTAAATAGTTAATAGAGTACAAATTCCACAAAACTCTCATTGATCTCACATTAATGTTAGCTAATCCATGCTTATATTCAATTTTTCATTAATCAGTTACTCACTTTGTCTATAAAAAGATCAGAAAGTAGTaaacaatgtcaaaaatgtgatatttagaTGCTTGTTTTGTCAGTTTGGCTGGTTTGTTGTGATGTAAGACAATAAGTAAGAatataagacatttaaaaaattgtaaGCAGtgaatttttggcatttttgcttgaaaatatGTCATCACAATAGTTGCTGTGTCAGTTTCTGTCAATTAAGTAATCTAGTACGTGAGAAATGGACTTCACTTCATTTAACAGATTCAGTAAAAGTACTATTTCGgtttttattgtgaatataaaGAAggaatgtacaaaaaaaagatagaatATGCATCAGATTGTCTGTAAATGTGCAGCACAGTCTGtagtttttcttgtgttttaatgtttgttaatCTAACACATGAAACGGACGTCACCGTGACTTTACACTCTACCTGTATTTGCTCTTGTTCGGTCGGTTCTCCGTCGTGTCCCAGAAGCGGGCGTGTTTGATGGCGTTCTGCACCCGCTCGTCCTGATTCGGTATCTGATTGGCAGGATTCTCCACCAATGAGAGGAGATGAGGGGGCAGACCAGAGATCAGCTTGGTTTTGGTCAACCACAGAGCCTGAAGCACACctgagagagagcaagagagagagaaagagagtgatgaAGATGTGAGGTGCAACAAGGAACATTATCAGCAACAGTGGCAACAGGTTGGATCTACTACTACCTACTCCAatcagaggagaaaatgaaagtaGTAAGAAGTTCATCATaataacagacatacatacTAACATAAAATATTAGACCAGGTTAAATTTATtcagtcaagtcaattttatttatatagcccaataacataaatcaaaaaTATGCCTCAGGTGGCTGTTGATACGGATGAAATTCAGCAATGTAACCATGTCAATACGCAGCCTCAATACCATGTTATACTAGTTTGTAGATGTGGGTGAAACTCAGTTATGTTCACATTTACCTCTGTATTTTCTGCTCATTAGGTTTTTATAttgatacattttacattatagtTCTGGTCGTGTGTGTTCTACTATTATGTGGACATTTgattatatcatttttttattaggTAGCTTTATTTTATCTTGACTACCACTCTTTTTTCTGATGTTTCTCTGTAAAccaaactgcatttaaaaatctgCAAGTTTGAAGAATTCTTGATCCCTGGCAAAAGTGCACCTCTATTAAAACATGGATCAACACTTGTCAAGAATCAGTGGGGTTTTCTGATCAATTCGGCATAACAATAATCAACCAAGCAGCACTTAAACTAATAATTTGGTCTGATTATTTCTTGCAGTCAGTccaaacttaatttaaaaatctgcaaGTTTAATAAATTCTTGATCACTGGCAAAAGTGCACCTCTTTTAAAACATGGATCAACACTTGTCAAGAATCAGTGGGATTTTCTGATAAATTCGGCATAACAATAATCAACCAAACAGCACTTAAACTAATATTGTCAGGGTCTGATTCTTTCTTGCACCCAGTCTTTGTTGTTATGACCCCCAGAATGTTTAGGGAATAAGGTAGTAAAAGCCTGGGAGTAATGGCAGAGCTTGTAGTATTACACAGGTGTGTGACTCTTTACCTTCCAGTGCGTTGGTCCTCTGGTTGTACACATAACACGGTTTCTCTTTATACAGAGGCATCTCCTGAGCAGGGGGAGTTCTGTAAAACCTCGGGTCCTTGTAATCCCTCTCCCAATGTGGATTAACGGGTTTAGCCAGCCCCGGCATATAGTGCATCCTCTCCCCAAAAGTCACCCTCTCCAATCCGGGGATGTCCACCTTCTCCTTGGGCTTCCGTACAGGATGGGTCTTGCCTGTCAGACAGCGGGTGGTAGTGAAATGTCTGCGGGCCTGCAGGCCGCCGGTTCCTCCATGTGCTGACAACCGCCTCAAAGCCTTCACAAGGACGGCCTGAGAGAAGAGAGTAGCTGCCGCTTCTGGAAACATGTCGCCTCCTggtctgcttctttcttttttctagaTAAAAGCTGTTTATCTGACTAAAGTCATTGCCTGGCAAAGTATACGCTGCTGTAGGGCGCCGACATGTTGGTTCCTTTGACTTCTTCGGCGACTTTTTTTTGCCAGTAAAAGAGACTCATGGAAGTAGAGAGCGCCCCCGGCAGGTTACAAGAGGACACTACATACAGCTGCTATAGCATAAACCATAGCTAGGATTTACAGGAAATACATTATGCAAGCAATATTCACCTCTTTTTCAATAAATCACTAAATGAAAAAGGGCAAGTTttaaaagtctgtcttaaaacaatagtcacgAGCCCAAACTAacagtacatttttttcctgctgtattcattcctcctgttcgtactaaccattagaagatccctttataatgcacttacaatgcaGTGTCCACACTCCTCCTAATATGGAGTTTCAGCCGTCCacatgagtcaaatcaagtcttctatatttcaacgttacagtctttttagtaccaaagtccctctttttgttactatacttccaccacagctcaacagggaaacactcattgaaagcacatttgaaggaaatcttttattagtcagtatgaacaagaggaatgattacagacaggaaaacctctttcactgttcatatggacacctgactgctgaaAATGTATGAACCCGCCCTTTAactcaacatttttcacatttaattatCACTTATTGTGATTGTGATCATGATTTTTTACATTGAACTATATTTTCTGTAACTTTTATCTCCCATACATGTTGGTATAAAGGCTGGTTTAAGGCCTTCTCCACAATGCCTGCAACATAATTCTggtggaaaaacacaaacatcttttttttccttcttttttttaatgggatttttgttgtccaaaaaagcctaatgatgcaaaaagtaaaatgagtcacactaccaaattataacacaatttatatgttgttgtaCTTGTGTatatacaggatttgtgcaatttacttttatttctgtgtttttttattagcaatatgttataatttgtgataattggattctttatttaatttatatttatatattagaattgtttttACTCTTCTCGTCttgtgagctgagtgtatcatcacacccctacaacattaaagtaaaaaataacagGGAATAAAATGTGCTAAAAGATTATTTACATGagaaacacaaatcaaaatACATCATTAATATTCAAACTCAGCAGGGAAGCAAGAACATAAACACTCATTTGTAGAATCCAGAAGAGATCAATTCTGAATCTGCTTCATTGGCATTAAACATTAAGTTAATATGAGGATTAAAGAATGCAAAAAGTCAATTATGGAATTAAGTTTTGAATGCAGTAGAAACAAAGCATTGTTGTGGAGAGAGATCTGcatccttctcttctcttctcttcacttCTCTTTCATTATCCCTTTCATCATCTTCTGTATTTTATGACCAGGGAGACCaaactgaggaggaggatggcAGTTTTTCCCAGAAGCATCCAGTACCACACCTGACCCTGCAGACCTATGTAGACACAGATGGATACAGACTGAGCTTACATAAAAATCTCTCAGTAGCAAAGCTGCAGGAACACATAGAGATGAAAGGAGGCAGAGTTAAAGCAAAAAATGATAAGCAGtgtttaaaattatttattcaaaatgattatttatgtaCTTCAGGAAAGCACATTTCAGATACATACATTTGGATTAACATTTGGTGGAAAAACATGAGCAGAATGATATTGTATGTGAGAATAAGAGAAATAGTGGTCTCATAAATTTTCTGCtttacacaatttaaaatgaaatctaTGAGAGCAAACATTTGTAATCCTTAGAATCTTATAAGACACTTAATACCTAATTGTAAAATTGAATCATTGCTGAATATTaacttactttactttactttgaatTCTCCTCTTTGAATTCTGTAGAGGAACATTTCAAATTTTAGGTTTGCAGTCTCAATCTAAGCATTCCAATCTTGAGCAACTTGAATATTGGGTTTAAGATATTAGacacttacatttttaatttgaatttggGAATCCTTAAAAGACAACgtaaaacatatttcatgaaACTTATTTAGCCCTCCTGTACAACAGGAACTATCTCAAAAATgaggtttcatttaaattaagcctattgaccatcatttcaaaaatatgtgtaaagcCTGTGACATTATGTTGGAATGAGTTGGCATAAAAGGTCTAACATAGAATTGGGTTATAATTTATACCATATACTTATAAACAGTTAAACCAAACCAGTCAGTTTTGACCCGAGAGGTCAAACGTTGCATTGTCAATagaaggacaacaggagggttagttGGATGGTTTCAAAGaatttttaatttcacatttaaatattaaattgtttATAGATTTCATAACCATATGGCCTGTCTTGGCTTCCATACCCATCCAGTCAAAGAACCACATGTGACTGCTGAATTTTGTATTATAATCCCTTACACTGCTCAATTGTCAATCTCAGGAAGTCATACTCTCAACTGTGAATGGcgcaaaaacaataatttaatagcatacattttaaattgaaataagTGGTTTTAATtactctttattttcatttgtgtaaggttttatagtaattacacaACATATTTCCTGATTTGGTTTTCAGCTGCAATGAAAAAGCAGCGGATTGACCACAATATCAGACAACACAGCAGGTTctctttccccttttcttcATGATTCATTTCTAGTAACTGGTGTGGGTTTGTACTCATGaccttttttcacagcagacatttagaCTTGTCATACCAAGAAAAGCACAGGAATTACTAATATCATTGTAGCTGCCTTTGTTCAAGTGTATGACAGTGAGCCAGAATGCGCTACGCTaagaccctgaaactgaagcagctaaatggaattcaacCATCAGTAATTGTAACATTTACACCGTAGACTGTATATAGATTTACACCTGTGATTTTACTGCTGTTGCATGGAAAAATGTTGGCAAACACACACCCTAACCCCAACATGCTAATGGAGGTGAGGAGTCATTATTTGCCTTAGCTTCACCTATGACACTGCGCTGAGTAATAGGcctatattttttaaaacaccttAAGAGAGACGCATAGGCCTACAATATTTTGTGAAGTGAATGCActtttgtttaatatttcacaGACTATTCAACAACTATACTACACTATTGTATCACAGCCTCACACATCTTCATATTGCTGAAAGTGAAAGTACTGATAAATACCAGTTTGTCTTTCGCTATGGCATCAAATATGGTCAATAAGAATTTTTTAGATCGTGAAGTGATAATAAATCATTCCGTGACATGCAATCATGAAATGTGAGTGTGCATGCTTGATATACGGCATATGATATGATGCTGGAGAGTCGGTATGCCCTCTGAGAAGCTGTGAGCTCTCACCTGCTGTACTGGTGTTCAGTTGGGCGCTGTTACACAGTGGCATGCTGGCTGTGGTCAGGTCAGATGTTGTAAAGTTACCTGGGTCAGGGGCGCTAGCAGAGGCGTTAAGCCTGGAGCCTTCTAAAGGAAACAACAGAAGAAAGTTACTCATGTCATATACCTGTACTTAATATGGTAATACACAAGCACCAAAAATGTTGTCTacatgttagggttagggttgcagCAATTTAGAAGttagaaaaccagttctagctaggttagccattgatagcaataccagtggataaaaacacatttctttctattttgcacatataaacactacagcaacatgtccacagatagaagttggacagtgctttGTGTACTGATTCaatgacacacaaaaaatactataactttcacactgttgatgaaCAAGCACAcaatcttggattttgaggtcgggGCTGGTGGGGTTCGTCGGACATTCCGAGTTGGATGTCCGACTTCAAGGGACTTCCAAGTTGAAATTTCTGATTGGGAACTCTAAAATTCTGAATTCCGAGAACAAATGGAACGCACCATTACCGTGCCATCATTAATCTAGGATGTGAGCATGCTAATTAGCACTATACACAATGCGTAGCTGGGGCTGTTGGGAATGCCATTAGCTTTGACATATACAAAGTATTAGGCAATACAGTGATTGATTGAGACAAAAAGAATCCCAGGGATAACATGTAAAAGTGAAAACACTTATTTCCAACATGGATGATTGTGAATTGGTCCCAATACAATTAGTAACAGTTGACCCGATGACATCACAAATGTGAACCTCATGGTGACGCTAGAAAAAAAGTATTAGTATCACTACTCGCCAGACGTCACATATGTAGCTGTTCTTAACATTCAACTTTACAGCGTGTTAGTCAAAATCGCAAGTAATTAGGTGAATATATTAACTGATACAATACCATTGAACTAATTACTTGTAATTTTTGTAGATGGAGCTTTTGAATACATTACACCTGACAATAATCATTGACTTGAAATGGGCCACTGTGGTAGAATTTGAGTCTGGGTTCTTCAGCATCTTACCAACTATCTCAATGGAGATTTGGCTGATTGTATCAGATGGCTGGAACGTGCAGGAGTAAAAACCAGAGTCTGCCTTTGTAACAGAGCTGATATGCAGGACGAGGGCCACACTGGGCTGGATGGAGGTAGCATTGACCAGGCACACACCACCCTAGGAGAAGAAAACAGTTATTGTTGCGATAATACACGCAAGGACGAAAGGCAACATTTCACTGCTTTCTCTGGTCGACAGATTGAAGTGTGAGGAGTGCATGGTTGCACCTATAACCACAAACCACAGCGATGTGCCGACACACCCTGGATACACTTCTACATCACTACATGCATGCTCAGAAAAGAAACCACTAGGTTCACAGTGTAACAAGCTCCCATAGAAATACAAACTGCCAagtaaaactgaacattataatCATTTTGCGGATGATGTTGTATTGtatgttgtattttgtattgAATTGCATTATTAACCAAGTGTTAATGATATTGCGATAACCAGGGACTGGATCTGTTAAGGTGAACATTTGGTTGAgtagaaaggaagaaaaatgcatttaggATGGAATTACACAGGTCATAtctaaataaagtgatatttcattgattttcttttaacacGCTGTCATCACTGGTTTTACATCACAGTATAACCATAGCACTTTCTCACACATTAAGTGCTTAATGCACACGTTGCAAATAATGTAAATGACCAGAATCATACTAACCTTAACCTTGACAAGAGAACACATTTACTTGTAAGACTTTGGTGCATAATCAAAAGTATATTTCATATCACTTTAATTCACGCTGTAATGaattataaatgttataaaactCTTACAAATACCTCATATCCTCTGTTTTTCCACAGCTGGGCGACATGTTTGGCTTCCAAACATTTGAACTCACAGGTCAGTTTGATGCTTTCTCCAGCATGAAGCTCCACTTTATCTCCATAAAAAGTCATAGAAGTTTTGCCGCATTTTGTGTAGGTAGCTGCAGTGAAGGTAGTCATAAAAAGACAAGATTCATTTAAACATAGAATTCACACCACAATCACAGTATTTTTAAGTTTCTAGAGTAGAATTTTTTACTGTGGACTCATTTGCTCAAAATCAATTGGAACTGACTTTTTTAGGTTAGTAGGATTGAGTGTCGTCACTTTGCGGAGGAGCAGTGTATGCATGAAATGTTAGTGCATGAAAAtattatgtaatataatgtaatgtcatGAAGTGCTGTCTTACTCATGATTTTGGGGATTAGTTAGACTACCCATTATGTTGAATGATACTCTATGGAACTGCAGCTGTCATAATATTGTATACTATGACAACAACATGGTAACAAAAGggactataatataatataatataatataatataatataatataatataatataatagtgttAAAGTAGAAAGCTTCTCTGCTGATAGTGTTATAAGCCTTTTTCAccgcagacattttgacatgtcatagTATTataagcacaggtgttactaataacattgatgatggctttatTCTCTTCCACTTTCTCAGTCATTTCACTGCGAGCCAGCATACACAGCATCAGGACCCTGAAAcagaagcagctaaatggaatttagccataattcattttattatttacacatgtTTTCCTAGAggcaaaataacaacaaagtaatctcaaggcacttttcacatagaacAGGTCTGGACCGTActctttagtttaatttaaagagagccaacattcccccatgagcaaccTTTTAAGTGAATTAAAACTGATGTGAAGAGttcatataacatataaaacatatagaCATCACATTTGTAATTTCATATTTACTTAACCttactatgtaaatcccaggaacattgtgCATGTATATAaactcaggaacttctgcataatgcacatttatatattgaatatttgaatattatGAAATGTATTGCAGGTTTGATATCTTTCTTCCTGTTTGGGTTAATTagtacatttatgtatttattgttttatttaagagTGACAGTGCACATTAATTAACATTGCTGCAAATATGCCAAATTAGATGATATTTTTCATCTGTAATCCCTTGACAGATGTTACAGGGCATTATACTAAATTGTGAATtcttccaaacacacactgtatcctATTTTCATACATCTGCTTCTATTATAACTAATGTATTAGTGGCTATTGTAGTTTTTTCTTATCCTTATACGTTCACTGTTTGTAGCTTTTACGAAcagcaataacaaaaatacataaaaacaactaaatgataGACAATGATTTTATTAATATAGCTTCTGTCATCACTATATCAAATACACAACTAATTAATATGAatgtaaagtaataataataatattaatcatttttttaactaaaaagcTCACCTTCAGTTTGAGTCCAGTACAGCAAACTCATCAGCAGAAACAACATATCTGATTTTTTCTGATTCCTTCCACCTGTGTATCTGTCCACCTGTCACTGtcactcgtgtgtgtgtgtgtggtttcagtgCTAGGTATATTTCACACTGACGTATAAAGCACTGACTAACTGTCAGATTGACAGAAGCTACTGATAGAGGCCAAGAGCCAGACAGGATGTACAGCTCTGCGTTTTTTAAACAGATGAAGGCTGTGATAACCATTGTAGAAAAGGTTACTGCTGATAACACTGACCAACCTGTATGCATGGCAGGTAAAGGGAGCGGGGAAAAAATCCCCACATCTGCTTCAgcgttgaaaaaaaaaaaaggtgacagAAAGTACACGCACTAAAATGAACATTATTGCTAGTGTCAGTATAATAACAGGAAATCATTAGTTGTTATCTGTCCAATCAAAAACGACAAATGACACTTTGTAACAGAAGCTGACCATTGTTTCAACATTAAAATTTCTGAGTTTTatgaaaataaaggttaataatcaTATCCACAGCAGCCTCATACTACTTCTATAAAATTATAGGGTGTTACAGCTTCTTTTGGGAGGGTTTTGGTTAAAGATGCTTCTATAACATTAAAGTTGCAAATTATAAGTTTAAAATAAGTACATTCGACATGACACCATCACTATATA
This genomic interval from Scomber scombrus chromosome 11, fScoSco1.1, whole genome shotgun sequence contains the following:
- the mrpl37 gene encoding 39S ribosomal protein L37, mitochondrial; this encodes MFPEAAATLFSQAVLVKALRRLSAHGGTGGLQARRHFTTTRCLTGKTHPVRKPKEKVDIPGLERVTFGERMHYMPGLAKPVNPHWERDYKDPRFYRTPPAQEMPLYKEKPCYVYNQRTNALEGVLQALWLTKTKLISGLPPHLLSLVENPANQIPNQDERVQNAIKHARFWDTTENRPNKSKYSNTLLSNLLHVCATLQSSHPAMGRRLFADKYSLAASWQRGEDLLQIKGQNGLLHTCMDPLPEVSGKQEVADTEDHALKSFYPVSPTIDLQKINLYKEVNSSGFRDGYPYPHAHTLYFLDGVDTRCKLRPDQFRAKMVMFAFGNALARAKTLYGPQPQRLLEHPITVQAVGSNGRVFHFLVFQLNTTDLSGDDGIKNQVWLDEDADLYEFAKVRPLIKKKQVKVPAGLTGYKPETFSKFLALYLHGAV